In Leptodesmis sichuanensis A121, the following are encoded in one genomic region:
- the egtD gene encoding L-histidine N(alpha)-methyltransferase has translation MRIEYREHPRLRWIALESPQVTVAEGLDVIEGLSQPQKTLPCRYFYDDRGSALFEQICDLPEYYPTRTEQGILEQYAGAIAQLTGACELVELGSGSSRKTRLLLEAYSELDYELQYCPIDVSAGILKATALDLLGQYPKLKLCGLAGTYEQALAHLPPAESENRMLIFLGSTIGNLDEVACDRFLTRIQQALQPGEFFLLGVDLQKPIPIIEAAYNDAQGVTAQFNLNILQHLNRQFQANFDLHQFAHWAFYNPVQHQIEMHLRSLTAQTVQLKALEYEVSLVAGETIQTEISRKFYLPTLTSKLESLAFHPLGTWTDPQGWFALLLCQRQCSSGDCP, from the coding sequence ATGAGAATTGAATATCGTGAACACCCTCGTCTCCGCTGGATTGCCCTGGAGTCTCCTCAAGTGACGGTGGCTGAGGGATTGGATGTCATTGAGGGACTCAGCCAGCCGCAAAAGACTTTACCCTGTCGATATTTTTATGACGATCGCGGCTCTGCCCTGTTTGAGCAAATTTGTGACCTGCCGGAATATTACCCTACCCGCACGGAGCAGGGAATTCTGGAGCAGTATGCAGGGGCGATCGCCCAACTCACAGGGGCCTGCGAACTGGTGGAATTGGGCAGTGGCAGTTCCCGGAAAACTCGCTTATTGCTGGAAGCCTACAGTGAACTGGACTATGAGTTGCAATATTGTCCTATTGATGTCAGTGCTGGAATTTTAAAGGCCACGGCTCTCGATCTCCTGGGGCAGTATCCCAAACTCAAACTGTGTGGTTTAGCGGGAACCTATGAACAAGCCCTGGCCCACCTGCCACCTGCTGAATCCGAAAACCGGATGTTGATTTTTCTGGGCAGTACGATCGGCAATTTGGATGAAGTGGCCTGTGATCGCTTCCTGACTCGCATCCAGCAAGCCCTGCAACCCGGAGAATTCTTTTTGCTGGGAGTCGATCTGCAAAAACCCATTCCCATCATTGAAGCAGCCTATAACGATGCTCAGGGAGTGACGGCTCAATTTAATCTGAACATCCTGCAACATTTGAATCGCCAGTTTCAAGCCAATTTTGATTTGCATCAATTCGCTCACTGGGCCTTCTACAATCCTGTACAGCACCAGATCGAGATGCACCTGCGTAGCCTTACTGCTCAAACTGTGCAACTTAAAGCATTGGAATATGAGGTTTCTTTAGTAGCTGGAGAAACCATCCAGACAGAAATTTCCCGTAAATTCTATCTGCCGACCCTGACCAGCAAACTGGAAAGTCTGGCGTTTCACCCCTTGGGCACCTGGACTGACCCTCAAGGCTGGTTTGCCCTGCTTCTGTGTCAGCGTCAGTGTAGTTCGGGGGATTGTCCGTAA
- the msrB gene encoding peptide-methionine (R)-S-oxide reductase MsrB has protein sequence MADSQEQYEVTKTETEWRETLTPEQFQVLRKHGTERAGTSPLDKNYEEGIYTCAGCGQPLFKSETKFNSGTGWPSFYAPIEGAVATSTDRSLFMTRTEVHCSRCGGHLGHVFPDGPKPTGQRYCMNGVALEFQPEEEVKE, from the coding sequence ATGGCGGATTCTCAAGAACAATACGAAGTCACTAAGACTGAAACTGAGTGGCGAGAAACACTGACCCCAGAGCAGTTCCAGGTTTTACGGAAACATGGCACTGAACGGGCAGGCACCAGTCCTCTGGACAAGAACTATGAAGAAGGCATCTATACCTGTGCTGGGTGCGGTCAGCCTTTATTTAAGTCGGAAACTAAGTTCAACAGTGGCACAGGTTGGCCCAGTTTTTATGCGCCGATCGAGGGAGCCGTAGCTACCTCCACTGACCGATCTTTGTTCATGACTCGCACAGAAGTTCATTGCAGTCGCTGTGGCGGACACCTGGGTCATGTCTTTCCCGATGGCCCCAAGCCGACTGGACAGCGTTACTGTATGAATGGGGTGGCGTTGGAGTTTCAGCCGGAGGAAGAGGTGAAGGAGTGA